The sequence below is a genomic window from Pygocentrus nattereri isolate fPygNat1 chromosome 16, fPygNat1.pri, whole genome shotgun sequence.
ttgGGGTGCTCGGGTTCACAAGGAGGAGAATGACAAGGGGAGGGGGGACGAAAAACAAGGAGGATGGTGGGAGCACAGAGTTGGGGTGAGCGAGTTCAGTAGATACAGAGAGTGGACAAAAAAGGACAAGAGATGATGGGGAAGACTGAGAGACACAGACGGGAGAGGAATTCATAATGAGGCAAcatggagagagtgaaagaaatgcCAGACGAGAGCGGAATTTTTAACAAGGGAACAAAGTGAACGAGAGAGAATgacagcatgagagagagagagagaagccagAATGTGACTGTGATGTGTGAGCCGTATGTGTGAAGATGCTAAAGGCTGCAGAGCGGAGGAGATGATGATGAGAGGGAAAGGCGGGGGAATGTGTGAGCGCGAGGCTGCGGGAGGGAGGGGGGCTGCTAAATTTAGCCGCAGCACTCTGCAGAGGCTTATCGAGTAGTGGAGACTGAGTGGGAGGAGAACAGGACGCGCTGTCCTACTAAGGCACACGCGTGCGCTCACCTCTCTGAGCATGATGGTGGCGGTGTAGACGATGTTGGAGCCGTCTCGTCGGAAGTGGTCGTGCTTCTTCTCCTTGACCATGAACGCCAGGTCGTTGGGGGCGTGACCGGGCACCTGGTGACCCTCTCCTGGAAAGGTGATCTTCGTCCCCTCCTTCCATCCTTTCTTCACCTCCACGTCGATCACACACTCCTCGGGCTGGAGCGTGTTCTTCTCCGTCTGCCGGAGGCGTGTCACTTTCACACGCTTGGTCACGCCCGTCAGGATATCCTCCAGGCTCACCTGCAGGTCGTGCACCTCCGTCATGGGATGGGCTGCCGCCGCCGCCTTGTTGCCATGTTGACGGCTGAGGTGGGGCAGGGGGTTTCTCAGGAAAGGGTTAAAGAGGTCTTCGTCTGAGTCGAACTCGAAGTTGAAGAAGACCCGCCAGGCGTGGGCGTCGGCCTTGGGGCTGCTGTGGGCGGAGTCTGCCTTGCTTCCAGTGGAAGACACACCACCTTTAGTTAAAcctgggaaagagagagggcggTGTTTGTGATTTCCCGCTGATATGTCTTCTCACAGGTCACACAAACAGCTTGTACCATTTACATAAACCAACAAACTACTGGACTCCTTTCATGTGTATTAGGATCCCTAATTGATATGCAACCAAATAAAGCATTTGAAATGTGTGGGTATGTGCAGGGGGTCCTTTTACTCCAAGATGAATAATTCATTCACTCTGCAGCTATCTGCATGTGACTGGGTTTGATGCGAGCCCGCGCACGCGCacctgagcgtgtgtgtgagagcatgTGCTTGTATGGATCACCTGACTTCAGAAAGTTCAGAAGTCGTGAGGGAGTGAATCTCACCTTGCTGGTCGTACAGGCTGCGCTTCTGAGGGTCATTGAGGACCTCGTAGGCTTGGGCGATCTGCTTGAACTTCTCCTCAGCGTCTGCCTCTGAGTTTTTGTCGGGATGGTAGC
It includes:
- the zgc:122979 gene encoding dnaJ homolog subfamily B member 5 is translated as MVLIWTQFGVKHKNVKCKVRVIHGEETWTSEEVHEDPEIPSPPPSPPCIDHYAVLGVSSDSNEEEIRRAYKRLALRYHPDKNSEADAEEKFKQIAQAYEVLNDPQKRSLYDQQGLTKGGVSSTGSKADSAHSSPKADAHAWRVFFNFEFDSDEDLFNPFLRNPLPHLSRQHGNKAAAAAHPMTEVHDLQVSLEDILTGVTKRVKVTRLRQTEKNTLQPEECVIDVEVKKGWKEGTKITFPGEGHQVPGHAPNDLAFMVKEKKHDHFRRDGSNIVYTATIMLREALCGCTINVPTLDGQTKPIPCSDVIKPGSVRRLIGEGLPRAKNPAQRGDLLVEFNVVFPDRIPPSSKEIIKHSLGQC